The genomic window gccgccattttgtgacgctaaaacagtcgtccgttgtcgtttcgtgcgcatagaccacgtttttcaagtgttttcgatctgtttttatttgattacccggcttttgttagaccgagatatcaggattgattctgttattgataataatataattatacatgtaggcgaagatgatgatgaagacaccacctcctcaagcaaatcggagtctgattaatattctgttcgcacattcaattcaatgtacttgtaacaaagaataaataaaacaattttattatatgaatattacctttttttggtttccacttaaataactaaaatataaaacaaatgattccgccaatttaaaacgaaaataatcttaaaataatgcggcggttcattttgaaggaacggtaacgaactcagtgttatgttgtgcccatcactagtcgtgactaactgataggtgtcaggaacgcattctctgaacggccgaagtatacaaTCTCCTTTTCCCTGATAGTTAAATTAACGCATACCTTCTTGCTCTTGACCTCTTATGCAATCATTTTCTTTTCACAGGTTGAAATCAGGCCGATGATGTACCTCGCCTTAACGTACGACCATAGGCTGATCGACGGCCGCGAAGCAGTGCTATTCCTACGCAAAATAAAGTCTGGAGTCGAAGACCCCACATCAATACTTGCTGGCATTTGATTTTACTGCAAATTTATTAGGTAATTCTGTCTACACGGGTCTCTTATTCTTTactgatttttatttaacgGGTTCTGCACCATTCCTGAGCATCCCTCCGGACCTTTGGTCGCAGTTGAGGAGCCATTGGTCCAAGAACCCATGAAAGCATTTTTCTTCAATCTTTCAAATTGAGGAACTACCTTGCGGTAAAAGGTTCTTCCAGGCTGTTAGTATTTCAGATAATGTGCTTGGCCGCGAATTGAAATGCTAAGAGTTAATAAACTTTTTCGGTATAGAACGTAATAAATACGAAATCAGCCGAATAAGGTATTGTGAAAATTATGAATTgtgatttttaataaataaatgaattttttattgcattttatttttcactagccgttttcccgcggtttcacccgcgtcccgtggtaactactgcccgtaccgggataaaatatagcctatgttacttgtggataatgtagctttcgaatggtgaaagaatttttaaaaactgtccagtagtttttgagcctattcattacaaccaaacaaacaaacaaagttttcctctttataatattagtatagattatgtaACCCTGACCAAGAGATTGAATCTATGTGGTAGTCGCGAAAATACCATCTCTGCGGACGActatataatacctatagctGCAAGTTTTGTTCCCACACGTTCAGCTGAaaaggggcccgattctcctaattttacttaagcgacatacgattcacgttcgactgagatcctaTTCCGACTCAATTAggtacgattgaagcgtatgtggcattccgctatttttctttgaaataaacgtttttatccttttatgtcattcaataatgaatcattttgactgcaaatgatttacgattgcaatatgattgtagagcaaactaccgtttaggtgatcttcacactgccccgcattaCGCTGCatattgcgtgtcgacgcacctacgcgcgttcctgcgggagaccagatctgcatcatcgtgcgggttttttgcgcactcacgcgcgcaggtgcgtttagtagattcacgcacggcggctctcatcgagatccattttcaaatatacacgtcatgcccattcaaaatcacgcgcggcattgcgggattcggtgtgccataccttgcgtctcgccccgcacctacgcgcgggggtgcatgtttctccgcatgtatgcgcgtgatccgcatgaacgcgcgtagatgcattttcagtgtgttggacagtgcgtgttttccatacaaacagagATATTTATAAGCAACGGAagaaaacgcatccacgcgctacgctgcatcatgcggggcagtgtgagaatcgccttagaccaaaatcaccaaaatagcagactaatcgcaaaccaatcgaatgtcgttggaatacgattggtcttatattagtagcagaatgcccgatatggttaaaactgctattgcgatcatattgcgattcgatttctattaaattttgacattattaacttaggagaatcgggccccagctagACAGTTCTACTGTAGGTATgagatatacatacctactccaccaaaaaataatacaacTAGTGGACCGGTTGGCTTCCCTGGAGGAGGCTTTGATTGCCATGTGGTTTTTTTTAGTCTTGTTGGCTACCTCTAGGAAGTCAGGCTAACCACAAACTACGCAAATCTTCATGTACGCAAGTTCAAGGTACGTATCGATGCAGCAATTATAGGCCAAGAACACACAGGAAAACTTGTCAAAACTGAAAAATACAAGCGATAAAGTAGCTACAGTCCAGCGAGATATATGTTTTGAGGAAAATcctcagaaaaaaaaacaataaactcaTATATCAGACAATTCAATATACGTAATTCTTAAAGGAGATGACGTTTCTACCATAAGaattaagttaaataattattcaattttatttgctattCCCAGATTTTTTACATTAGATAACCATTTCTTTATACTTGAACAACTTTAAAATACGCAATTTTGGAACGCATCTTtaatatagttttgtttttatttgctggcaattttcaaaatgtaaatGTCAAATGGATTCCATGTCcgtgtatgtatttttattcggCGCGACAATTGATCAAACTTGTTTTTCTTGTGGTTATCACTTATTTCGGtgtattaaaatacatacttcggacaacaaaattaaatgaaaccCTCATCTGTGTTTATTGTGGCATAATATGTGTTAGTTGTGAAATAATGAGGCGAGGTCATCCAGGCATCGGAGGGTGGCGAAATGAAAATCCAAGGCATTTTAGGCCTAGAGGCAGTGGACCACCAAGATATAGGCCCCCTAGGATCTATCCTCTACTTGAAACCCCCAGGTAAGTCGATACTGTCGATACTAATAAGATAAGTCACGTTGTTTGCATTGCATCACTGACGCGCCAATATCTCGTATACTCtgaaacattagaaacgtttaTGTATGACTATACGTCAATAATAACGCAAGCTTATAGATTTTTAtgattaaacatttaaattattttattaaaaaaagaacctTTTTCATTATATTTCGTTTTTAGATGTTatacgattaaatttcagattCCCGCCACCTGGTGCTAGACTGAGCCAAAGAGGTTCACAATCCTTCACACCTCATGTGAGCCATCCAGATGACCATGACAGATTAGATCAACATGATAGACACAAGTATAGAGATGGGCATCACCAAATTGATCAGAGAATGCTAGAAAGAGGGCACCATCCCCGTTCAAGACAAAATGCCTATCCATTTATCGCACAACATCTCAGATCAAAAGATAATAACCTAAGCAGTTCATACAAAGAACCTCAAAATTATTACGATGATATGTCAGAGACATGTCATGTTAATAGTATGGGAGATATAGACCATCGTCAAGCTGTTCATATACCTCATACACCAGACACATACACTCAGCAACGAATATCTCCTTGGACCAATGTAGCGCCTGATTTAAAGaaacattattatgaaaatagaagTCCCCAAAAACAATATAGACATGAAGctctagaaaaaaataacaaacctaTTAAAGATTATACTGGTCATAGACCGCCAGCTTCCGATCATTATGGAGGGACATCAGGACCAAGCACTAACAATAATGATACATCATTTAGTCGTTCAGTTGATGATACCGTAGACATAGTGAGGAAAAGATTAATGAATCGTAATGATCCACAGATGTTATCACAGGACCCATCTGTCCTACAAAGCAGTAGTGAGCAAGAAGTCATTGAGAATGCTAATCAGCACATTCAGCCAGAACAACCAATCAAGAAGAGAACACAGAGACAAAGACACAATGTGAAATCAAATTGTGataaaatgaaatcaaataTTGTTCACCAACTGTTTAAGATGGATAAAGATAGAATGCATAAATTAATGGATGATCCAGGATCATCATCAAAGTTTGAATATGCTATAAGCAGTTTAATAACAGAGTCGCAGAATAGTTTAAACCGCCATTTAAGATCTGTAGCAGAGAAATCCTTGTACAGTTCTAGCACAGACTTCATTCATAATGATAATAACACAATATATGAAGATACATTCATGAAACAGATGCAATGTCTTCTTGATCCTCAAGACACAGTATTGCTTGAAGATATAAAACCTATGGTCATGGCTGAACTAAGCAAAGTATTGCAAATAGCTGAATTTGAGCAAAGGAATGACATGCCTGATGACTATAGCGCCCATTATAATAGAGATGATCAGTCAAATTATCCATATTTTGAGCAATACAATTATGATGAATATCAAGACACATGCTATGAGCCAGATGAGAGTAGGACACAACAAACGAATTATAGCAACCCAAATCTGAAGGATGTAACAGACAGTGCAGCTTCTCAGATCTATAATTTGAAACGTGAACCATATGAGGACACAATGCCTCTATTTGAGAGacggaaaacaaaacaaaatgaccCCATTGAGGACAGAAGGCACAGTATAGACAATCAGAGGCAAAGAAAAAGTTTGGAAGAGCCTGTTGAAGAACCTTTCAAAAGTAAAGAAGAACCACTTCCACTGTTTGATACTAACGCTGATAATATCTCTGAAGATGAAGACACATTTGCTGAATTGGACAGGCAGTACCATGTGGCTGTTGACCACAATTTTATAGAAAATGATGATCTCTCAAATAGAGGAACTCCCCCCAATATTGCACCTATTAAACAAGAAGCACCCcaagatgtaaataaaaatgtcaagcAAATTCCAATATTTGCCCAGTCACCCTCACAATTATTTCCTGTCAGTAGTTCAGACAATATCCGAGATGTGgcattacaaataaaacaagaagTGTTGCAATCACTTAGTGTACAAAATGAAGAGAATACACCTTCTAATTCCAATAACTGTGTTCAAATAGAGAAGAATATTAAAGTAAAACAAGAGCATGTGCCTCAATCTAAAGATACTGACAAAGAGACTGAAAAAGCAGGTAgctcaaatattattaaaacttcgCCATCAAACTCACGAAAACGATCTATTGATCAAAGACCATCTCATCGTAAAGAGAAACGTAAGAAAAGTGAATCCAGACATTCCGACACAGTCAAACCTACTACAGATAAGAATACAACTTCTAATACAAATACTGTTTCTAACAAGTCATTAGAAAAGTGCAATGAAGCCTCaaagcaatattttaatatatttttaccaaaaGATGACGGCACGAAAGAAACAAAGGATAGTAAAAAAGTTGACTCAACAGATAAAAGTTATTCAGACAAATATGTCAAAAGGAAAGACCCTCCCAAAAAGACAAAAGAGAAAGAAACAGAATCAAGCAGAAAGAGACATTCTAGTACATCCAGCCAATCTATGTTAAGTCCAAAAGATAGTATTAATACTGGCAgtcaaaattctttaaaatcaGACTCCAAAACTAAGCTTAAGACTTTTGATATGTTTGTAGAGGTGCCTAAAAAGACGACAGCTGTCCATCAAGCACACAGGAACACTGCTTTAGCTGTGACCCCAACAAAACCTGTGGAGGAAAACAAGACCAAACAAGTGGCAACTCCTGCGCGCTATAAGCCAGGACAGCTGAAGCATGTGGGTACTCAAGTCATTAGAAGACTCATAGCGAAAGAAACACAAACCTATCAAAGCAACGTATCCACCACTAGGTTTACTCAAACAGACAGAAAGAAGTTTGTCTCAAAATTGGTACAAACTCTTCCTGTGGACCTACAAAAACCAAAACCTAGATCAGAAGATGCATTCGAAAGGATGAAAGAAATAGATATGGAAATCCAAGTTTTACTGCAAGAGAAATTCAAACTGTACAGTTCCTTAGAATCCAAAGATACTTGCCCAGGCAGTATGCCTACTTTAGGCATGACTGTACTAAACGTGACACCTGACGAAAGTAAGGATGCGGAAGATGACAATGAAGCGTTACATGACAATATAATGAGTGCAGATGCAATCGTAGACGATTTCACCAGCATACCAGTGGAAGAGCTGGAGCAAATAGCTCTCGAATCTGTTGAAGTAAATAGCACTGAAGAAACCAGAGCTGAAAAAAGAAGTTTACGTCAAAAAGTGCTGCAGCAAGAGAGGAAGACTTCCGAGAGTCCGACGTCAAGTAGACGAAGCAATAAAAAAGCTAAACCACCAAACATATCTCTAATAGAACAGATAATAACAGACGACAGACCTCTAGAAGATATTATATCATTAGACGATCTGGAGGAGCCGCAAACTAAAAACAAGAAGAAACCTCATAGAAATCAACCAAAGAAAAAACCGACCAAGAGAGAGAGAACGAAACCTTCCAAGCCTATTGATGTAAGTGCGTTCGGTTTGAAGGACTGCTCAGTGGTTCTCATTCATACTGATGTTAGAAAGTTCATACAGGAAGATTCTCAGTGTGACGTTGAATCTGAGCGCGTTTATACACCTGGACCTTCCAGCGTTGAGTTCTCTGAACCTGAACCTGTGTTGAAACAAGAGCCTACAGTAAAACATGAGCGAAATCAAGAAGCAGAGACGGTCAATGATCTCCAATTCGACATGTTAGACGTGTCTGAAGATATAGTGATAGGTGATATCTGTGAAATAAAGAGTAATGAAGATAAGGAGGAAAATGAGAGAGAGACTATAAGCGAGGAGATAATACTGGACAATAGCCAGTCGTCGGCGGACGATGCGTTTGCGGTGGAGACAGCTCAAGCGGAAAATGAATGCAAGACATATGACTACTCTACTGATGAGAAATTGCGAAGAGACTCGGTGACCGTCACTGGGAACGCTGATGCAGTACTCGCGATAGAGGTTGGTATACaaatgttaatttgaaattggaatgttTGATGCTCTctagtcgttttttttttatttatcgatCGAAAGTCGATAGTTCGGTCTTATTGTCTGTtgcattttcaattttttttactattatagaAATTTTAGTTAGTCTAAAAGCAATAGTTGCCTAATAAATCATCCTAGACATTGTAgttaatcaatatttaattaatcctcTTATTAATATTCTTTAATTCCAGTGCATAGAAAATGAATTCATAGCAGCTTGCTTGGACGGCAATGTATACCACTTTAGCGGAGATGGGCAGCTACTGAACACGTTACGAGGCTCCAACTTAGCGGTGACATGCCTGACCATTGTGAAGGAGAAATATGGGACCACTGTGTATACCGGCTCGCTGGATTCTAGGATACGGTACTATGATCTCGaggtatgatattttttttagattaggctttatttattttgtgtaactAGAAATATTTATGCGTAACTAGTTTATGCCAGCGGTTGCAGCGGCTTCTCGGTCGAACTACTTCCCAAACCCTCACTAAAATTGGCCTGTACGTTATTCTAATACATATCTTTAtttctgccaagtttcatcaaaacatgAGGGAGGAACAAACAGCCAAACATATAAACTTTCGCTTTTGTAATGTAAGTAGGGTGTTTGGTAGATAGTCTCTTTTTCAATGCGTAACTAGAAATAtatcccccttacttataaaatctctaatcacctactaagcaacattttaactaatcactacttaatgtcttaagtagtgattaaatgttagttaagacatgcttaagctacgtttataagtaagaattttcttaaacagcccttaagtattacttacatttaattcacgtttataagtaaggctgtatatgTATGCCcaaatgtatgtatgtcatGTTTGCCCAAAACTACCTCCTGATATGATCGATTAAGCAAACCGGCCGGTTAAGCCAGGTATTTTTTAGAACAAATCATATACGTTCCCAAATTAGAATTCGAACATAAGaatacaaacaataacaatgtgttttttttttgtttgtattcttACTTTTTAAAGCTATTTTCATAGATGTTATCTAGATGAGTCAGTGTTCACACATAGGTGTACATTATAATATCATCGCTCTATATACGGTCAGTTATCGTTATAATCATCTGCCAGCTAAAAATACTGATGTTGGGTGGTTCTATGTATAAACAATCAATAGGTATTAGTTAGTAAACCTATTTATATTGGTTGGTACTGAAAGAAATATTTACTGTTCGAATTATTTGAGTcttttaaagatttaaaaacGACGAACAGATTTATCAAATGAAATACAGCAACATCCGTTCTCGTTCGCTAGTAGTTGTCCTGATAACATCGCTTAAGCCAAGTTCAAAATAAGTCGGGGCACGCATTTTCATATCTTTACAAAGTCACACACTAACACTTTTTACGTATTCCTATTACCCAAACCAGTTAAGGCtatacttataattttaatcacATCTATTAAGCGAAAGCTAGTGAGCCTGCTTCTTGACGAAAGTAGGCAGAAAGCCGCTGGCAAAAACTACAGTAAAAGTATGTCTAAGAGATTGTCCCTTTATCTTTAAGTATTTACTCGCCCTTTTAGTTCCTGcatacctgaaaaaaaaatgtttatttggtTTCAGACTGGCTTAGAGAAGGGTCCCGAGTGCAATGTGCTCAGTCCAATACAGACGATGGATCGCGCGTGGGACACTGTGTTCGTTGGCACCAGGACCGGATTTGTTTTGCAGTTTGAATGCAAGGTAAGCTAGAAGTATACTATCCGTCTAGGttgataaagataaaaagtcatttttaCAAAGTAGGCTAAActtcagcactttttgaaggtcagaaTTACAAAAGACAGAACGCCCACCCTTAACTGGTGTTCCCAACAATTTTAGGTAGATTTGCATATGAAGATTATAAAGGCATGTGTATAATAAATTGTCcaattttgaagtaaaaaatatttaactttaagaTTACATCAGCTGgggcaccatgtaactataacagTAACCAAACCTTAATAATTATGTGGTGCAATTCATCCCCGTTCTACCGAATTTGACATCCACCTACATCCAGCCTgtcatacattttgtataaaagtATAACAACTACGCCTAGAAATATCTATAGACCTGATTATTAAAAACACACTTTCCTCAATTCCAGAACAACATGCTAATCCCAGTGAGTACGGTGAAGTTTTCCGAGCAATCGATCCTAGCCCTCCGAGCAATGAAGGAAGGGCCTCGCAAAGTACTCCTCGTGGCTGCCCGCTCAGAAAACGTCACAGTCAAGGACGCTCAGACTGGACTACTGTTGAGAACGCTCTCTGGACCTAAGATGACTGTGTATACGCTGCTGTTTGAAGATGGAAAGGTGTTTTGTGGGACCAGCAGTCATCAGATACATGTATTTGATTATGCTGTAAGTAAAACCTCATAAGACAACGAATTGGATATTCCAACTTCACCTATTGAAATAGGTATACATAATACATACTAGTAAATCCCAAAATTTctattaattcatattttttagtcCTCAGTACTGTTGTAATTTTGACTGCTATGGGTTAATGTGTATCTATCTGTGTGTCTATGGCAATGTAGCTCTTACACAAGTGAAGCAAATAGTATGCATTACTACACAAAAACTGGCATTCAAGTGGTGGTTCTTAGACATGTTTCATCCGAaagttttaaaagttatttgcCATTTTGTTAAAAGCATCCTCCTATTTGCTTTCTTCTACAGAGTGGCATGCACACCGGTTGCCACGAGGGCGGTAAGGGCGCGGTGTGCCTGCGGGCGACGGGCGGGCTGCTGTTCGCGGGCTGCTACGACGGCTGCGTGTATGTGTACCGCGAGGGCGAGCCGCGCCCGCTTGCGCAGCTGCGGGGCCCCAGCCTTATGCTGCTGTCCCTCGCTGTAGTAGGGAGTAAGGTGAGTGCCACAGTTCAATATGAGGGTGCGGGCTACATGGTACCAGTAGCTTGCGcatggcttccagtctaaccggatgtagatactaatgttttacaaggagcgactgtcctatctgacctcaacccagtttcccaggcaacctaataccccttggcaagactggttgtcagtcttactggcttctggactacctgtaacgactgccgaagatggtcactgacagtcgggacctacagtttaacttgccatccgaaacactattttaaactaaaatacataatatacaatgtatacataagggtgcgtctacacggggCAAGTAGCATATTGAGGCACGTGCGCATGTTACgtgcattttaaaaacatgtGCCGATCCAGCGACTCGAGCGTGTACAAAAGCAGgctacccacccgcgtgctctgttGTATGCGCGCGGGTCACTTGCGCATCACAAGTTAAcataacttgctccagctacatgcaccgtgtagaagtACCTTAAGCGTAAACTGATGGTTTGCAAACTATTACAAGCTCAAAGTATTGATCAAGGGCTTTTGTTATCGAAACCTTAGGTACTATAACTGTGGTTCAACACCCTATTAAATAATTAGTGTTTCAACCTCTCTATGGTCAATGAGATTTCGATAGCAATGGCCTATTAATTCGCAAGCCCCCTGAAAGAAAATTGATCTGTTtaaagtagatttttttttatataatgattTATGCTATTGGTGATATGAAAATTAGAGGGTAATACCGCAAAATGATTAGATTTACTAAAATTCCGTTCCTTTGTTTCAGATTATTGCTGGCTATAAAGACAGAAGTTTGTACATATGGAAGATACCATTAAGTATATTGCAAGAAATGATTTTATGAATTTCTACATAGGTGTTGTAGATTAAATCTCACGTTTACCTTTAGTTGAATGTATTCCTGATTTGTTTGGGTTAAGTAAAtgtgtatataataataaaagaagtTTTAACAGTGTAAATGGTATTATTTATCAGTGAGTCCTTTTCTAA from Helicoverpa zea isolate HzStark_Cry1AcR chromosome 20, ilHelZeax1.1, whole genome shotgun sequence includes these protein-coding regions:
- the LOC124640486 gene encoding uncharacterized protein LOC124640486, encoding MYFYSARQLIKLVFLVVITYFGVLKYILRTTKLNETLICVYCGIICVSCEIMRRGHPGIGGWRNENPRHFRPRGSGPPRYRPPRIYPLLETPRFPPPGARLSQRGSQSFTPHVSHPDDHDRLDQHDRHKYRDGHHQIDQRMLERGHHPRSRQNAYPFIAQHLRSKDNNLSSSYKEPQNYYDDMSETCHVNSMGDIDHRQAVHIPHTPDTYTQQRISPWTNVAPDLKKHYYENRSPQKQYRHEALEKNNKPIKDYTGHRPPASDHYGGTSGPSTNNNDTSFSRSVDDTVDIVRKRLMNRNDPQMLSQDPSVLQSSSEQEVIENANQHIQPEQPIKKRTQRQRHNVKSNCDKMKSNIVHQLFKMDKDRMHKLMDDPGSSSKFEYAISSLITESQNSLNRHLRSVAEKSLYSSSTDFIHNDNNTIYEDTFMKQMQCLLDPQDTVLLEDIKPMVMAELSKVLQIAEFEQRNDMPDDYSAHYNRDDQSNYPYFEQYNYDEYQDTCYEPDESRTQQTNYSNPNLKDVTDSAASQIYNLKREPYEDTMPLFERRKTKQNDPIEDRRHSIDNQRQRKSLEEPVEEPFKSKEEPLPLFDTNADNISEDEDTFAELDRQYHVAVDHNFIENDDLSNRGTPPNIAPIKQEAPQDVNKNVKQIPIFAQSPSQLFPVSSSDNIRDVALQIKQEVLQSLSVQNEENTPSNSNNCVQIEKNIKVKQEHVPQSKDTDKETEKAGSSNIIKTSPSNSRKRSIDQRPSHRKEKRKKSESRHSDTVKPTTDKNTTSNTNTVSNKSLEKCNEASKQYFNIFLPKDDGTKETKDSKKVDSTDKSYSDKYVKRKDPPKKTKEKETESSRKRHSSTSSQSMLSPKDSINTGSQNSLKSDSKTKLKTFDMFVEVPKKTTAVHQAHRNTALAVTPTKPVEENKTKQVATPARYKPGQLKHVGTQVIRRLIAKETQTYQSNVSTTRFTQTDRKKFVSKLVQTLPVDLQKPKPRSEDAFERMKEIDMEIQVLLQEKFKLYSSLESKDTCPGSMPTLGMTVLNVTPDESKDAEDDNEALHDNIMSADAIVDDFTSIPVEELEQIALESVEVNSTEETRAEKRSLRQKVLQQERKTSESPTSSRRSNKKAKPPNISLIEQIITDDRPLEDIISLDDLEEPQTKNKKKPHRNQPKKKPTKRERTKPSKPIDVSAFGLKDCSVVLIHTDVRKFIQEDSQCDVESERVYTPGPSSVEFSEPEPVLKQEPTVKHERNQEAETVNDLQFDMLDVSEDIVIGDICEIKSNEDKEENERETISEEIILDNSQSSADDAFAVETAQAENECKTYDYSTDEKLRRDSVTVTGNADAVLAIECIENEFIAACLDGNVYHFSGDGQLLNTLRGSNLAVTCLTIVKEKYGTTVYTGSLDSRIRYYDLETGLEKGPECNVLSPIQTMDRAWDTVFVGTRTGFVLQFECKNNMLIPVSTVKFSEQSILALRAMKEGPRKVLLVAARSENVTVKDAQTGLLLRTLSGPKMTVYTLLFEDGKVFCGTSSHQIHVFDYASGMHTGCHEGGKGAVCLRATGGLLFAGCYDGCVYVYREGEPRPLAQLRGPSLMLLSLAVVGSKIIAGYKDRSLYIWKIPLSILQEMIL